CTTGGCAGCTCTAGCTGGTCTGCACGTTGCCAGGGCTTTGCCAGCCGAGGCAGGCACGGGGTGAAGCACAGCCCGTGGGGCAGTGGCCAGCATTCACTTGGGGACAGCCCCCAGCTGTCGCCAGAGCCAGGGTATGACAGAGGTTGGGTCTGGGCAgctcagggaggaggctgcCTCTGGAGGGGGCAGTGCCAAGATGTAGGGACACGGGGCCAGGCGGCTGGAGCCAAGGTTAaggtgctgccagggctggggtggaTAAAAAGGGGCACCCAGACTCCTGTGCCCCGTTTGTGCAGCCCTgcactgtccctgtgctggcagcaggatccCACCTGTTCTAAGCCTGAATTCCAAGCTCTCCCCTCTGGCCTCCCAGTAGGACACCCCTTGCTACAATCATACCTTCCTCCcaaccctcctcctcctcctcctcctttatTGCCTGTGGATGCTTCCCAGCTGCCCCACGTGTGCCTGAAGGAAAGACCTGGCAGAGGGAGGAAAGGCTTCAACAGCAGCTTTATTTGGGGATTTTGCCTCAACTTCCATTTCATTGAGAAATCATGCCCCAAGCGGCAAGGTTGTCCCAGATCCTACTGGCACAGCCAAGTCAGATGCAGAGACTGGGGGCAGCTGTGGAGAGAAAGAgatcccccaaaccccaccctgTGACAGGGGCCACATTCCCAGTACTGGGTTAATGGTGCAGGGTTTCCCACCTGCACCCCTCTTGATTGACACCTGCCAATCACCCCcgagagcagcacagggctcagcacagcctgtcccagcaTCTTGGGTGATGCCTGCCGTCCCACAAGCAGGGGAGAAGATCACTGTCACCCCACAGATGTAGCAGACACTCCACCCTGTGGTGGCATGaccccagccaccagccccggagGCCGAACTGGAGCAGGAAAGGGCCAAGCCATGCCAGAGGTCcttgcagctggagctgaggggTCCCCAATGCTGACACTGGCTCCCACACCGGGCGCTGTGCAGAAGGACAATGTGCCCACCCTCAGCACCTCATCCCTGCCCTCACCCTCAGCCCCCTAACTCCCTGGTCCCCCTTGTCCTCTCCTTGGGGCTCCCCAAAGGCCAAggccccccagcccctgctcccatCTCTTTCCATGGAAGAGTCAcagcttttccctttgctgGGGTCATGCCACAGGGTGGGGATCGCAACACAAAAACGGTGTCGCTCCTACACCCCACCTTGGAcggccccagcagcacccagaggcactcccagctctcagtgccgcggggacagggcagagggaTGCCCGCAGTGACCCCCTGCACACCCATCCCATGGCGCTGCACACAGGGCGTCACCAAACAGGGACTCACCGTGTTCAGGCTTGTTCAGTGCCACCCAGTCATCCAGCAACAGTGCCTGCAGGGCtaaagggagcagggacacaggggatgGCATGTCCCCAGCCttgaggagagaggggagacaCCCTGATGCTTTACCTCCCCCCACTTTTGTCAGTCCTACATAAACACgggcagagcagcacacagGCAGGATGACGGTGCACACAAAAGCAGCGGCCGGCCCGCAGCGCTCAGGGAGCCGTGGCAGGCAGAGGTAGAGGGTGAGACATTCAATGCCACCGTGTGCTGGGTGGTGAAGGTGGGGGCACCGCAGGGGCTCAGATGTTCTGGCAGCAGGGCGCCTGCCGGCTCTCCTGCTGCGTGGGCAGCACCCGGATGGGCTCGATGGTGGTGGAGGGGCCAAACTCCGACTCGGGCTGCCCAGCGATCTGCCTCTGGGACACGATGCGGTAGATCTCTGCCAGCAGAGAGAGGGGAAGTGAAAAAATTGCCTTAGGGAAGTATTTCAGTGAGGATCTACTCCCTCCACaaacacacagctccaggggtgCAAATGCCCACCTCTCCCCAGCCAGGGGAGCAGGATTCCAACCCAGATCCCACCCAGTACAGCCAAGCCCTCAGGGGTGTCCTGAGAAGACACAAAGTCCAAAGCCACCTCTATTTCCTGCTTTCCCCTTACCCGAGAGGATGTTGTGGAAAGCTGTCTCCACATTGGTGGAATCCAGAGCAGACGTCTCAAGGAAGGACAGCCCGTTCTTCTCTGCAAGGATAGCGTGAGCTCAGGTGAGTGCCATGAATCCCAGCCAGACGGGACGGGACTGGACAGGACGGGGGAAGATACCTGCGAAGCCCCTGGCCTCGTCGGTGGGCACAGCCCGCAGGTGGCGCAGGTCGCTCTTGTTGCCCACCAGCATGATGACGATGTTGGCGTCAGCGtggtcctgcagctccttcagccagCGCTCTGCGTTCTCGTACGTCAGGTACTTGGCAATGTCGTAGACCAGCAGGGCTCCCACCGCCCCCCGGTAGTACCTGGGGGACAGTGAGGGGCCAGGGTCACAGCAGGGCCCCGGGCAAGGGCCACAGCTTGAGAGGAAGGAAACTCACGCTGAGGTGATGGCCCGGTACCGCTCCTGCCCGGCCGTGTCCCAGATCTGAGCCTTCACCGTCTTGTTGTCCACCTGGATGCTCCTCGTGGCAAACTCCACCCCGATGGTACTCTTGCTCTCCAGGTTGAACTCGTTGCGGGTGAAGCGTGAGAGCAGGTTGCTCTTCCCTACCCCTGAGTCTCCGATGAGCACAACTGGGGGGCACAAATACAGCGTCAGCAGACCCCCAGCCGCCCACCCACAGCCTGCCGGGGATGGGAATCTCCCCACCCCAACCACGTTTCATCCAGGAGAAGCTGACAGGTGAGGGgtgaagcagagcaggaccAGCTGcctccactcctcctagaagCATCACTGCTGCTTAGAAATACCCCTCGAGAAAATCCCTGCCATCACTGGGAAGTTGCCAGAAGTTTCTGCCCTTGGGGATGGGAAAGCACTGTATGCACTGATGTACCCAAAATGACCAGAAAACCagggtcaggagctgtgcaggaagaGCCAGGCCGGaggccaggcagagctgaggctcCTCTTGCCAACCCTGTGTGCCCTCCAACACTGAGGGCACACTGGAGGGCTTAAAGACACGGTTTGGAAAGAAGcatcctcctctgctgctgctggtccaGCCCATGAGCCAGGAAGTTCCTGGGTGTGggttaa
This genomic stretch from Hirundo rustica isolate bHirRus1 chromosome 29, bHirRus1.pri.v3, whole genome shotgun sequence harbors:
- the LOC120764230 gene encoding ras-related protein Rab-11A-like; the encoded protein is MRGKDDEYDYLFKVVLIGDSGVGKSNLLSRFTRNEFNLESKSTIGVEFATRSIQVDNKTVKAQIWDTAGQERYRAITSAYYRGAVGALLVYDIAKYLTYENAERWLKELQDHADANIVIMLVGNKSDLRHLRAVPTDEARGFAEKNGLSFLETSALDSTNVETAFHNILSEIYRIVSQRQIAGQPESEFGPSTTIEPIRVLPTQQESRQAPCCQNI